From one Haloferax marinisediminis genomic stretch:
- a CDS encoding TATA-box-binding protein, producing the protein MSGPADSIEIQNVVASTGIGQELDLEALADDLPGADFNPDNFPGLVYRTQEPKAAALIFRSGKIVCTGAKSIDDVHEALGIIFDKLRELSIPVDEEPEITVQNIVSSADLGHNLNLNALAIGLGLEDVEYEPEQFPGLVYRMDEPKVVILLFGSGKIVITGGKRTDDAETAVEEIVERIDALGLLG; encoded by the coding sequence ATGAGTGGGCCGGCAGACTCCATCGAGATTCAGAACGTAGTCGCATCGACCGGGATCGGTCAAGAGCTCGACCTAGAAGCACTTGCCGACGACCTTCCCGGTGCTGATTTCAACCCAGACAACTTCCCAGGCCTCGTCTACAGGACGCAAGAACCGAAGGCCGCAGCCCTCATCTTCCGTTCTGGGAAGATCGTGTGCACCGGTGCAAAGAGTATCGACGACGTGCACGAGGCGCTCGGAATCATCTTCGACAAACTCCGGGAACTGAGTATCCCTGTCGACGAAGAACCCGAGATTACGGTTCAGAACATCGTCTCCAGTGCGGACCTGGGCCACAACCTGAACCTGAACGCACTCGCTATCGGTCTCGGCCTCGAAGACGTCGAGTACGAGCCAGAGCAGTTCCCCGGACTCGTCTACCGGATGGACGAGCCGAAGGTCGTCATCCTTCTGTTCGGTTCCGGGAAAATCGTCATCACCGGCGGGAAACGGACTGACGACGCAGAGACGGCCGTCGAGGAAATCGTCGAGCGTATCGACGCCCTCGGCCTTCTCGGATAG
- a CDS encoding helix-turn-helix transcriptional regulator, translated as MNPREDVAFLVGSRSRESILQTLAEKPRRPTDLARVCGCARETAQRTLAGFCDRGWARKADGLYRLTPGGKMVYEQYQDLIDTVECADRMSEFLTNVEGICEDVPHDVLTQLSVTTAADNDPHAPINRYLTVLGSEPVDEFRGVSPIVSRVFNEAAERVIGPETTMELAIDHDVLERSITEYTDAFELGQELDQFSLRVVDETLEFGLLLVDGHGVVAAYDDDGNMVALVDGDEPEVVTWVEQLYESLRAASVPVERDASVEQVFE; from the coding sequence ATGAATCCACGGGAAGATGTGGCGTTCCTCGTTGGGTCACGGAGCAGGGAGTCGATACTCCAGACACTCGCAGAAAAGCCACGTCGTCCAACTGACCTCGCACGCGTGTGTGGGTGCGCTCGCGAGACTGCACAGCGCACACTCGCAGGGTTTTGCGACCGCGGATGGGCGCGAAAGGCCGACGGATTGTACCGCCTCACCCCCGGCGGGAAGATGGTCTACGAGCAGTATCAGGATCTCATCGATACGGTCGAATGTGCAGACCGAATGAGCGAGTTCCTGACGAACGTCGAAGGCATCTGCGAGGACGTGCCGCACGACGTCCTCACCCAGTTGTCCGTCACGACGGCCGCGGACAACGACCCGCACGCACCCATCAACCGATATCTCACCGTCCTCGGGAGCGAACCGGTAGACGAGTTCCGTGGTGTCTCTCCCATCGTAAGTCGAGTTTTCAACGAAGCAGCGGAGCGGGTGATTGGACCAGAGACGACGATGGAACTCGCCATCGACCACGACGTGCTCGAGCGGTCGATTACAGAGTACACAGACGCCTTCGAACTCGGGCAAGAACTCGACCAATTCTCGCTTCGCGTCGTGGACGAGACTCTCGAATTCGGCCTCCTCCTCGTCGACGGCCATGGAGTGGTTGCTGCGTACGACGACGACGGAAACATGGTTGCCCTCGTCGACGGTGACGAACCAGAAGTCGTGACCTGGGTCGAACAGTTGTACGAGTCACTTCGGGCAGCGTCGGTTCCTGTCGAACGTGACGCCTCGGTCGAACAGGTCTTCGAATAG
- a CDS encoding Cdc6/Cdc18 family protein — translation MPNASDDLFTREDPIFANKELLEINHLPGEGRIVGRDDEISNLATAVNPAIFGQSPSNVLIYGKTGTGKSLCAKYVSQRLVDTAEEEGVKATFAYVDCAQDTTETQAVQTIADSVNDPAITSIKVPDKGLSTSTYYKRLWRILDALYDVVLIILDEIDKLSDDDILMQLSRAGEAGKIAGCKLGVIGISNKIQYKDRMDERVKSSLCEREFVFPPYDANQLRDIMEARSDAFRDGVLDPSTIPRAAALAAREHGDARKAIDILRYAGEIAQSMGANTVKENFVTQARQRAETDRFRELIRGSTPHSRYVLQALAILSLSNQQQDGFRTSRVYEVYENICRQQGSDSLSLRRVRDLLKEHAFLDIIEQSKHSGGSAEGSYTKHQLLEDPDVVKDVLTEDV, via the coding sequence ATGCCTAACGCCAGCGACGACCTCTTTACCCGGGAGGACCCCATCTTCGCGAACAAGGAGTTGTTAGAGATTAATCATCTCCCGGGAGAAGGTCGCATCGTCGGTCGCGACGACGAGATTTCGAACCTCGCGACGGCGGTGAATCCTGCAATCTTCGGACAGAGTCCGAGCAACGTACTGATATACGGAAAGACGGGGACAGGGAAGTCGCTCTGTGCGAAGTACGTCTCCCAACGATTGGTCGACACCGCCGAAGAAGAGGGCGTGAAAGCGACGTTCGCCTACGTCGACTGTGCGCAGGACACTACCGAGACACAGGCCGTCCAGACGATTGCCGACAGCGTCAACGACCCTGCGATAACCAGCATCAAAGTCCCGGACAAGGGGCTTTCGACCTCGACGTACTACAAGCGTCTGTGGCGTATCCTCGATGCACTCTACGACGTGGTCCTCATCATCCTCGACGAGATCGACAAGTTGAGCGACGACGACATCCTCATGCAACTGTCGCGGGCCGGTGAGGCTGGGAAGATTGCAGGGTGCAAACTCGGTGTTATCGGCATCAGCAACAAGATTCAGTACAAAGACCGCATGGACGAGCGCGTCAAGTCCAGCCTGTGTGAACGCGAGTTCGTTTTCCCGCCGTACGATGCCAACCAACTTCGAGATATCATGGAAGCACGGAGCGACGCGTTCCGTGACGGTGTTTTGGACCCGTCTACGATTCCACGCGCTGCAGCACTCGCGGCCCGTGAACACGGGGACGCCCGCAAGGCAATCGACATCCTCCGATACGCTGGCGAAATCGCACAGTCCATGGGTGCCAACACCGTCAAAGAGAACTTCGTCACGCAGGCGCGCCAGCGCGCAGAGACCGACCGATTCCGCGAGCTCATTCGTGGGTCGACGCCGCACTCCCGCTACGTCCTCCAGGCACTGGCGATTCTCTCACTCTCCAACCAGCAGCAAGACGGGTTCCGCACGAGTCGGGTGTACGAAGTCTACGAGAATATCTGCCGACAACAGGGCTCTGATAGCCTCTCGCTCCGTCGCGTCCGTGACTTACTGAAAGAACACGCGTTCCTCGACATCATCGAGCAATCGAAACACAGTGGCGGCAGTGCTGAGGGGAGTTACACCAAACATCAGCTTCTCGAAGACCCAGACGTGGTGAAAGACGTCCTTACTGAAGACGTCTAA
- a CDS encoding DEAD/DEAH box helicase, with translation MTAEDEERTVRPDESDGSDAHTDTVDDVDGSSSADGTNSVEDSSSGEAGDGPDRAVLDRLSDVTEATVPSDDDRPTDGVSLASFYDALEAEGRPVVTAQQVARRLDVTQADAMDGLGALVDAGRVEKVNVETDPLVWYPTEWGKLASRERVVLFPKRRELVVDNPTQYTRARLSQFAHLVDTTGDREGRGRGYLYRIRQEDVWQAPFDDVRDLIAMLRSVVPERSPHLETWVEDQWKRAHQFRLYTHEEGYTVLQAATESLMGNVALQKLDEDQIYAPISDTEAWVRDESVAAIKRILYDAGYPVEDDRDLEEGEALDVSLHVDLRDYQQDWVDRFLDQRSGVLVGPPGAGKTIAGIGALAAVGGETLILVPSRELARQWREELLSTTDLDEDQIGEYHGGTKEIRPVTIATYQTAGMDRHRSLFDSRRWGLIIYDEAHHIPSRVFQRSADLQSKHRLGLSATPIREDDKEAEIFTLIGPPIGTDWGKLFDAGYVQEPEVEIRYVGWEDDMARNEWASSDGRERHMLAAMNPGKVFEIRRLRARHPDSKTLIFVDYLDQGDEIASALDVPFVSGETRHHRREAYFEAFRDGDLQTLVISRIGDEGIDLPNAELAIVASGLGGSRRQGSQRAGRTMRPAGSALVYVLATRGTSEEDFAQRQMQHLAGKGIQVREVNSSEQSGDESTQ, from the coding sequence ATGACTGCCGAGGACGAGGAGCGAACTGTTCGTCCGGATGAGTCTGATGGGTCGGACGCGCACACCGATACTGTCGACGACGTCGACGGTTCCAGCAGCGCCGATGGCACCAACAGTGTAGAAGATTCCTCCAGTGGTGAGGCGGGCGACGGCCCCGACCGTGCTGTCCTCGACCGACTCTCCGACGTAACCGAAGCGACCGTTCCGAGCGACGACGACCGGCCAACAGATGGTGTCTCGCTCGCCTCGTTCTACGATGCGCTCGAAGCCGAGGGCCGTCCGGTCGTGACGGCACAGCAAGTTGCTCGCCGGCTCGACGTGACGCAAGCGGACGCGATGGACGGACTCGGCGCCCTCGTCGACGCCGGCCGGGTCGAGAAAGTGAACGTCGAAACAGACCCCCTCGTGTGGTATCCCACCGAATGGGGAAAACTCGCCTCGCGCGAGCGAGTCGTCTTGTTCCCGAAGCGCCGCGAACTCGTCGTCGACAACCCGACACAGTACACACGCGCGCGCCTCTCACAGTTCGCACACCTCGTGGACACGACGGGTGACCGCGAGGGCCGAGGCCGCGGCTATCTGTACCGGATTCGCCAAGAAGACGTGTGGCAAGCCCCGTTCGACGACGTCCGCGACCTCATCGCGATGTTACGGTCGGTCGTCCCGGAGCGTTCGCCGCACCTCGAAACGTGGGTCGAAGACCAGTGGAAGCGCGCCCACCAGTTCCGTCTGTACACACACGAGGAGGGGTACACCGTCCTCCAGGCCGCGACCGAGAGTCTCATGGGGAACGTCGCGCTCCAGAAACTCGACGAAGACCAGATTTACGCCCCGATTTCCGACACGGAAGCGTGGGTCAGAGACGAATCAGTTGCCGCCATCAAACGGATTCTCTACGACGCAGGCTACCCCGTCGAAGATGACCGTGACCTCGAAGAGGGTGAAGCACTCGACGTATCGCTCCACGTCGACTTACGAGACTACCAGCAAGACTGGGTCGACCGCTTCCTCGACCAGCGGTCGGGCGTTCTCGTCGGCCCACCGGGTGCCGGAAAGACGATCGCCGGTATCGGTGCCCTCGCGGCCGTCGGCGGCGAGACACTGATTCTCGTACCGAGTCGTGAACTCGCCCGACAGTGGCGCGAAGAACTCCTCTCGACGACCGACCTCGACGAAGACCAAATCGGTGAGTACCACGGTGGAACCAAAGAAATCAGGCCGGTCACGATTGCGACCTACCAGACTGCGGGGATGGACCGCCACCGCTCGCTGTTCGACTCACGACGCTGGGGACTCATCATCTACGACGAAGCACACCACATCCCGAGTCGCGTCTTCCAACGGAGCGCCGACCTCCAGTCCAAACACCGTCTTGGGTTGTCGGCGACGCCCATCCGCGAGGACGACAAAGAAGCCGAGATTTTCACGCTCATCGGCCCACCAATCGGAACCGACTGGGGCAAACTCTTCGACGCAGGCTACGTTCAGGAACCGGAAGTCGAGATTCGCTACGTCGGGTGGGAAGACGACATGGCGCGCAACGAATGGGCGTCCAGCGACGGTCGAGAGCGACACATGCTCGCCGCGATGAACCCCGGGAAAGTCTTCGAGATTCGGCGACTCCGTGCGCGTCACCCGGACTCGAAGACGCTCATCTTCGTCGACTACCTCGACCAGGGTGACGAGATTGCGTCGGCACTCGACGTTCCGTTCGTCAGCGGTGAGACGCGCCACCATCGCCGTGAGGCGTACTTCGAAGCCTTCCGCGACGGCGACCTGCAGACGCTCGTCATCTCTCGCATCGGCGACGAAGGTATCGACCTCCCGAACGCCGAACTCGCTATCGTCGCCTCCGGACTCGGTGGGTCGCGGCGACAGGGGTCGCAGCGCGCCGGTCGAACCATGCGCCCAGCAGGGAGTGCGCTCGTCTACGTGCTCGCAACCCGTGGAACTAGCGAAGAGGACTTCGCACAGCGGCAGATGCAGCACCTCGCGGGGAAGGGGATTCAAGTTCGTGAGGTCAACTCGTCCGAGCAGTCGGGCGATGAGTCGACACAGTAG
- a CDS encoding right-handed parallel beta-helix repeat-containing protein, protein MAAASGLGLSGLVGTAAGTEEKSDAIPIDGPTVITEPGYYVLTKDLVAKNGGTLIRVESGVPDVTIDGQGYHIKGAEKGIDIGDYLDPVTPNAIVKNVIVTGCSVGIELEDTDMARVHNVKVTHCDQGFWLQQNRDLTISDSIVAKNGVAFFQDEGSPRIALLRNRITRNESVGGFDFARDAVIKDNRVDYNNSELSLTNSTGSSVVGNLFYQNRSGFDISTDDGAGGDSLVRGNRFIENERYGISVIARDARIANILIEENDVFRNGDAGIHLYDNVERSTLSKNRVIGNSGDGILLIRSNDNELVGNLIRQNGGDGIELRSSDNNVVRNNIIRENGDLPIRIDEDSVGNVVEDNQIGDDAPDTCRIPEK, encoded by the coding sequence GTGGCTGCCGCTTCCGGCCTCGGACTATCTGGACTCGTCGGAACCGCAGCGGGGACTGAAGAGAAATCGGACGCGATACCCATCGATGGACCAACGGTGATTACAGAGCCGGGGTACTACGTCCTGACCAAAGACCTCGTCGCGAAGAACGGTGGGACGCTCATCAGAGTCGAGTCTGGAGTTCCTGACGTCACCATCGACGGGCAAGGCTATCACATCAAGGGGGCAGAAAAGGGAATCGACATTGGCGATTATCTTGATCCAGTTACCCCGAACGCTATCGTCAAAAACGTCATCGTAACAGGGTGCAGTGTAGGCATCGAACTCGAAGACACGGACATGGCGAGAGTCCACAACGTGAAAGTGACGCACTGTGACCAGGGATTCTGGTTACAACAGAATCGTGATCTGACGATTTCGGATAGCATCGTCGCAAAGAACGGGGTTGCGTTCTTCCAAGACGAGGGGTCTCCACGAATCGCTCTCCTTCGAAATCGAATCACCAGAAACGAGAGTGTCGGTGGCTTCGACTTTGCCCGTGATGCCGTGATAAAGGACAACCGTGTCGACTACAACAACAGTGAATTGTCTTTGACCAACAGCACTGGCTCGAGCGTTGTCGGCAACCTATTCTATCAAAATAGGTCAGGGTTCGATATCAGTACAGACGATGGCGCTGGGGGAGACAGTCTCGTTCGAGGAAACCGGTTCATCGAAAACGAGAGATACGGAATCAGCGTAATCGCGCGCGACGCCAGAATTGCAAATATCCTCATCGAGGAAAATGACGTCTTCCGGAATGGAGACGCAGGTATCCATCTCTACGACAACGTAGAACGCAGTACACTCTCGAAGAACCGCGTCATCGGAAACAGCGGCGATGGCATCCTGCTCATCCGTTCAAACGACAACGAACTCGTTGGGAACCTCATCCGTCAGAATGGTGGCGACGGCATCGAGCTTCGAAGCTCGGACAACAACGTCGTCCGCAACAACATCATCCGAGAGAACGGCGACCTACCGATTCGAATCGACGAGGACTCCGTCGGCAACGTCGTCGAAGACAACCAGATTGGTGACGACGCGCCGGACACCTGCAGGATACCGGAGAAGTAG
- a CDS encoding right-handed parallel beta-helix repeat-containing protein, with amino-acid sequence MSADYLDSARRFSRRDVLRKGAVATAVAGLGLSGFAGSAAAGDDGKNGDTVPDDAIPIDGPTVITEPGYYVLTQDITVKDVSEVIVVEEGVSDVTIDGRGYRMKGPRNDGYSDTTAIRAGLYLSDDVVDVTAKDIVITGFGTGIEYSDNRNGTISNVKITHCEVALRLYNVKELTIADNVIAKNDIVFFQDEGTRTVHILRNRITRNEDVGGFYFAATLLIRNNRFDYNNGALSMLYTYDSKIVDNLFYQNDAGLSYSDSVGTSVNGSGDVIRGNRFIENDRYGISVEEDSRDVLIEENDIFRNGTDGIRLVGRVLRCTVSKNRIIGNGSDGIFLENADENELVGNLIRQNGGDGIELRSSEFNDLGSDNNVVRNNIIRENGDLPIRIDENSVGNVVEDNQIGDDAPDTCRLDSY; translated from the coding sequence ATGAGTGCTGACTACTTGGACTCGGCCCGCCGGTTCTCACGCCGAGACGTGCTTCGCAAAGGTGCGGTTGCGACTGCCGTGGCTGGTCTTGGACTGTCTGGCTTCGCTGGAAGCGCCGCAGCAGGCGACGACGGCAAGAACGGAGATACAGTCCCGGACGACGCGATCCCCATCGACGGCCCCACGGTGATTACCGAACCCGGCTACTACGTGCTCACGCAGGACATCACCGTGAAGGATGTCTCCGAGGTCATCGTCGTCGAAGAGGGGGTATCCGACGTCACCATCGACGGTCGGGGGTACCGCATGAAGGGGCCGAGGAACGATGGGTACTCCGACACCACAGCTATCAGAGCCGGCTTGTATCTCAGCGACGACGTTGTCGACGTCACGGCCAAGGATATCGTCATCACAGGGTTCGGAACCGGTATCGAGTACAGTGACAACAGAAATGGGACGATTTCCAACGTGAAGATAACCCACTGTGAGGTCGCGTTACGGCTCTACAACGTCAAGGAGCTCACTATCGCAGATAACGTCATCGCGAAGAACGACATCGTCTTCTTCCAAGACGAAGGAACGAGGACAGTTCACATCCTGCGAAACCGAATCACCAGAAACGAGGATGTCGGTGGGTTCTATTTCGCCGCTACCCTCCTCATCAGGAACAATCGATTCGACTACAACAACGGTGCCTTGAGTATGCTCTACACCTACGACTCGAAAATCGTCGACAACCTGTTTTATCAAAACGACGCTGGACTCTCGTATTCCGATTCTGTCGGAACGAGTGTCAACGGTTCGGGTGACGTCATTCGGGGGAACCGATTCATCGAGAACGACCGGTACGGAATCTCCGTCGAAGAAGATTCGAGAGACGTACTCATCGAGGAGAACGACATCTTCCGGAATGGAACAGACGGTATCAGACTCGTTGGCCGCGTCCTCCGCTGTACCGTCTCGAAGAACCGAATCATCGGGAACGGAAGTGATGGGATTTTCCTCGAAAACGCGGACGAAAACGAACTCGTGGGGAACCTCATCCGACAGAACGGTGGCGACGGAATCGAGCTTCGAAGCTCAGAGTTCAACGACCTCGGTTCGGACAACAACGTCGTCCGCAACAACATCATCAGAGAGAACGGCGACTTACCGATTCGAATCGACGAGAACTCCGTTGGCAACGTCGTCGAAGACAACCAGATTGGTGACGACGCGCCGGACACCTGTCGGCTCGATTCGTACTGA
- a CDS encoding acyl-CoA thioesterase, which translates to MTVVAEVPVRFRDHDAFGHVNNAVYATYCEQARVAYFEEVLDVPISELDIVVAHLELDYRAPIEGVGTVEVEVEAGEPGGKSFPLFYELSYEGEVVASGKTIQVAMDESGRPTRVPDSWREAIANQS; encoded by the coding sequence ATGACTGTCGTCGCCGAAGTACCCGTTCGATTCCGCGACCACGACGCCTTTGGGCACGTGAACAACGCTGTCTACGCGACCTACTGCGAACAAGCGCGTGTCGCATACTTCGAGGAAGTCCTCGACGTCCCCATCTCTGAACTCGATATCGTCGTCGCCCACCTCGAACTCGACTATCGCGCGCCAATCGAGGGCGTCGGAACCGTCGAAGTCGAAGTCGAAGCGGGTGAACCAGGTGGCAAAAGCTTCCCGCTGTTCTACGAACTCTCGTACGAGGGTGAAGTCGTCGCCTCTGGAAAGACGATTCAAGTCGCGATGGACGAGTCTGGACGGCCAACTCGCGTCCCCGATTCGTGGCGCGAGGCGATTGCAAATCAGTCCTGA
- a CDS encoding 6-pyruvoyl trahydropterin synthase family protein, which yields MPQGTLERTRHAADEAADPLARAGERVLHIGRDRPIRISAGHRLLHHEGKCSRPHGHNYEIAVRVVGELTDEGWVVDKGVVTDVIDEWDHRFLVEDGDPLVEAFEQSGDADGMVVLDAPPTAEVMAVLLEEKLKAALPDTVSEVSVEVSETSELCAGY from the coding sequence ATGCCCCAGGGAACACTCGAACGAACACGACACGCTGCTGACGAGGCAGCAGACCCACTCGCCCGTGCGGGCGAACGTGTCCTACACATCGGTCGCGACCGGCCAATCCGTATCAGCGCCGGCCACCGACTCCTCCACCACGAGGGCAAGTGCAGTCGACCACACGGGCACAACTACGAAATCGCGGTCCGTGTCGTCGGCGAGCTCACCGACGAAGGCTGGGTCGTCGACAAAGGTGTCGTGACCGACGTCATCGACGAGTGGGACCACCGATTCCTCGTCGAAGACGGCGACCCACTCGTCGAGGCGTTCGAACAGTCCGGGGACGCCGATGGGATGGTCGTCCTCGACGCGCCGCCGACGGCCGAAGTGATGGCCGTTCTCCTCGAAGAGAAACTGAAAGCGGCGCTTCCAGACACCGTCTCTGAGGTGTCCGTCGAAGTCAGCGAGACGTCGGAACTCTGTGCAGGCTACTGA
- a CDS encoding 7-carboxy-7-deazaguanine synthase QueE — protein MPVSDSVTRPDSDTDGDSLPINELFASLQGEGKLAGVPSTFVRTSGCNLRCWFCDSYHTSWEPTHAWMGVDEIVAEVDALAPEHVVVTGGEPLVHQETATLLSELADDYHLTVETNGTLETDAPIDLASISPKLASSTPTPENAPADTDPGVWTDKHESARIDLDALASLVDHADDFQLKFVVTGRDDLPEIESLVEDVRGVTAREVRDSDVLLMPEGQTREALAKTRTDVAELAAEFGYRYTPRLHVDLWNDAPET, from the coding sequence ATGCCTGTCTCCGACTCCGTCACACGGCCAGACTCCGACACTGACGGCGACAGTCTCCCCATCAACGAACTGTTCGCATCGCTTCAGGGAGAAGGAAAGCTCGCCGGCGTCCCGAGTACGTTCGTTCGGACGAGCGGGTGCAACCTCCGATGTTGGTTCTGCGACTCGTATCACACCTCGTGGGAACCGACACATGCGTGGATGGGCGTCGACGAAATCGTCGCCGAAGTCGACGCGCTCGCGCCCGAGCACGTCGTCGTCACCGGCGGTGAACCGCTCGTTCATCAGGAGACAGCAACGCTCCTCTCCGAACTCGCCGACGACTACCACCTCACCGTCGAGACGAACGGAACGCTCGAAACTGACGCTCCAATCGACTTGGCGAGCATCAGCCCCAAACTCGCGTCGTCGACGCCGACGCCCGAGAACGCACCGGCAGACACCGACCCCGGGGTTTGGACGGACAAACACGAGTCTGCTCGAATCGACCTCGATGCCCTCGCCTCACTTGTCGACCACGCCGACGACTTCCAGTTGAAGTTCGTCGTCACCGGCCGCGACGACCTGCCCGAAATCGAGTCACTCGTCGAAGACGTCCGTGGCGTCACCGCCCGTGAGGTCCGCGACAGCGACGTTCTCCTCATGCCCGAAGGGCAGACACGCGAGGCCCTCGCGAAGACCCGAACCGACGTCGCCGAACTCGCGGCCGAGTTCGGCTATCGGTACACGCCTCGCCTCCACGTCGACCTCTGGAACGATGCGCCTGAGACCTGA
- the queC gene encoding 7-cyano-7-deazaguanine synthase QueC, translating to MTDDTPTTDDTTTDEKRAVVLLSGGMDSATTAYEAKERGYEIYALHTSYGQKTESKEYDCARALADELDARDFLHIETSHLKQIGASSLTDDSMAVEDADMDSEEIPTSYVPFRNANLLSMAVSYAEANDCEAVFVGAHSEDYSGYPDCRPEFFDAFEAMVDVGTKPDTHISLEVPFVHDSKTDIARRGIELGVPFEHTWSCYRAEEPACGTCDSCAFRLQAFQNLGERDPIPYAERPDYVDAA from the coding sequence ATGACTGACGACACACCGACGACCGACGACACAACCACCGACGAGAAACGCGCCGTCGTCCTCCTCTCCGGCGGCATGGACAGCGCGACGACTGCCTACGAGGCCAAGGAACGTGGCTACGAGATTTACGCGCTCCACACCTCTTACGGCCAGAAAACCGAGTCGAAAGAGTACGACTGCGCCCGTGCGCTCGCCGACGAACTCGACGCCCGCGACTTCCTCCACATCGAGACGAGTCACCTGAAGCAAATCGGTGCCTCGTCGCTCACGGACGACTCGATGGCGGTCGAAGACGCCGACATGGACTCCGAGGAGATTCCAACCTCGTACGTCCCGTTCCGAAACGCCAACCTCCTGTCGATGGCCGTCTCGTACGCCGAGGCCAACGACTGTGAGGCCGTCTTCGTCGGTGCGCACTCCGAAGACTACTCGGGCTACCCCGACTGCCGCCCCGAGTTCTTCGACGCGTTCGAAGCGATGGTCGACGTCGGCACGAAACCGGACACGCACATCTCACTCGAAGTGCCGTTCGTCCACGACTCGAAGACGGACATCGCCCGACGCGGCATCGAACTTGGTGTTCCGTTCGAACACACGTGGTCGTGTTACCGCGCCGAAGAACCAGCCTGCGGAACCTGTGACTCGTGTGCCTTCCGGTTGCAGGCGTTCCAGAACCTCGGCGAACGTGACCCGATTCCGTACGCCGAGCGCCCAGACTACGTCGACGCAGCGTAG
- a CDS encoding class I SAM-dependent methyltransferase produces MSDEKRRTADHFGGAAESYFESEVHRLGEDRQTLAAWCRDATRALDIATGAGHTAGAIAEVGVSEVVAADAAPQMVATAVREYPVTGVVADAERLPFADDSFDAVACRIAAHHFPDPEAFVTEVARVLEPGGVLAFEDNVAPEDGDLADFLNGVERLRDPTHVELYPVSQWRTWFEDAGLSVETVETAKLTLEFDPWTERTGVSPEDRDELERRFRAASTAATEMFEIEFDGESMVSFANPKGLIRARRR; encoded by the coding sequence ATGAGCGACGAGAAACGCCGAACTGCTGACCACTTTGGCGGCGCCGCCGAGTCGTACTTCGAGAGCGAGGTTCACCGACTCGGTGAAGACCGCCAGACACTCGCGGCGTGGTGCCGTGACGCGACCCGCGCGCTCGACATCGCGACGGGCGCTGGCCACACAGCAGGAGCGATTGCTGAGGTTGGTGTCTCTGAAGTCGTGGCTGCCGATGCGGCCCCACAGATGGTCGCCACAGCAGTCCGCGAGTACCCCGTCACTGGTGTCGTCGCCGACGCCGAGCGTCTCCCGTTTGCAGACGACTCGTTCGACGCCGTGGCGTGTCGCATCGCCGCGCACCACTTTCCTGACCCGGAAGCCTTCGTCACGGAAGTCGCTCGCGTTCTCGAACCTGGGGGGGTCCTCGCCTTCGAAGACAACGTCGCACCCGAAGACGGGGACCTCGCCGACTTCCTCAACGGGGTCGAACGCCTCCGCGACCCGACCCACGTGGAACTGTATCCAGTCTCGCAGTGGCGCACGTGGTTCGAAGACGCGGGCCTCTCGGTCGAAACGGTCGAAACCGCGAAACTCACGCTCGAATTCGACCCGTGGACCGAGCGAACCGGTGTCTCGCCCGAAGACCGTGACGAACTCGAACGTCGCTTCCGAGCGGCGTCCACAGCGGCAACAGAGATGTTCGAAATCGAATTCGACGGTGAGTCGATGGTCTCCTTCGCCAACCCAAAAGGGCTGATTCGGGCGCGACGGCGGTAA